DNA from Helcococcus ovis:
AAAATAATTTTACTGAAACCAGAGACGTATATGAATGCCTCTGGTGATTCAGTTCAACCGTTCATAGATTATTTTGGAATTGATATAAAAAATGTAATAGTCATTGTTGATGATATTGATATAAAATTTGGTACAGTAAGAATAAGAAAGAATGGTTCGGCAGGTACTCATAATGGTCTAAAATCTATAGTTCAAAGAACTGGAAAAACAGATTTTCCAAGGATAAAAGTGGCTGTAAATCAAAAACCTTCATATATGGATTTGGCTGATTTTATTTTATCTAAATTTAGTACATCTGAGCAAAAAGTTATTTCTAAAGAGATTGAAATTGCAAGAGATGCTATATTAGAAATAATTGAAAAAGATATAGATTCATCTATGAATAAGTACAATCCAATTATAGTGGAATAAAAGTATGATAGAAAAAGCTTATGATAGCTTATTTAAGGCTATTAATGAAAATTACAATTTAATATATTCTTATGGAATAATAGAACAATCTACAGGTCATTTTATTTATGAGTTAAGTAATAACTCAAATAGACCTGTTTTTGTGCTGTGTGAAAATGATGTAATCGCTAGAAAACTTTTTGAAAATTTGCAAAACAACAATCTTAAAGTAGACTATTTTCCTGATATAGAATTAAATTATCAAAATATTGAAGATTTGGATTATACAAATAAAGCATTTAGGCTTAAAACGATTATAAATTTAGTTAATGGAGAAAAAAATATTATCGTTTCAAGCATATCAGCTGTGACTAGAAAAGTATATTCTAAAGAGAATTTTATAAAAAATAGTTTTGAAATAACTATTAATTCTGAAGTTGATATTAATGAATTATCAAAAAGATTAATTAAATTAGGATATAAAAGAAGAAATATTATTCAGTCAAAAGGCGAATTTGCAATTAGAGGGGATATAATAGATATATTTCAAATTTCTGATGAATATCCAACAAGATTAGAATTATTTGATGTTGATGTTGATTCTATTAGAAAATTTAATGTAAATACTCAAATGTCTATAAAAGATATTGAAAATTTTACAATATATCCTATTCAGGAAAATTACTTTGATATTGATGATATAGATAAAATTATAAAAGAAATAGATAAAGATCTTCAAAAAACAAATAAGAACTTTGACATTGAAATTTCACAAAAAGTAAATGCTAAATTTGAAAAAATAAAGGAACAACTTGAATACCAACATGATATAGATAATATTGATTTAATTATACCGTATATGAATGATAAAAGTGGCGATCTTTTTGATTATATATCAGACAATTATTTAATTTTATTGAATGATTACACTTATATTAATAATAATTTTAGGAAATCAGAAAAGTTTAGAATTGAAGATATTCAGTCAAGAATTGAAAGGGGTGAACTTTTATATAAACACCAAAATATTTTCTATACCTTATCTTATATTGAAAATAAATTAAAAAATTATAAAATTATAAATATTTCAGGTTTATTAAAAAATATCGGAAATCTTCAACCTGATAAAATAATAGAATTTAAGGTAAGACAAAATCAGTCATATCATGGGCATTTTGATGATTTTATTCATGACTTAAAATTTTCATTATCAAATGGATATACAATAAAAATATTTACACCAAATATTGATGATGCTAATAGTTTAAAGATTAAATTATCTGAATTTGACTTGAATTCAGATATTATTGAAAATATAAAAATATCAAATAAAAAAATTAAAATAATTATTGGTTATTTAGAAAGTGGATTTGATTATTTTGAAGAAAAAGAAAAATTTATAGCGTATTCACAAATTTTCAGGAAAGTAAAAAAACAAAAATCAAAGACTGTAAAAAACAAGGATATTATAAACTATTCCGATTTAGTCCATGGAGATTTATTAGTTCATGATAATTATGGTATTGGTAAATTTGTTGGGATAAAAAATATAGAGATAAATAATATAAGAAGTGATTATATCGAATTGCATTTTAAGGATGATGCAAAATTATTTATTCCAACTACAGATATGAGTATGGTTTCTAAATTTGTTGGTAATGGTGATAAAAAGCCGGCACTTTCAAAATTGGGAGGAACAGATTGGAAAAAAGCTAAAAATAAAGCAAAAAAAGCTATTGAAGCAATTGCGGAAGATTTAGTAAAATTGTATGCGAAAAGAGCTGAAATTAAGGGCTTTGAATACTCTAAAGATACTCCATGGCAAAGAGAGTTTGAGGATTCCTTTCCATATCAAGAAACTGATGCACAATTAAGATCAATTTCAGAGATTAAAGAAGATATGGAATCTGATAAAGTAATGGATAGATTATTATGTGGTGATGTAGGGTATGGTAAAACAGAGGTTGCATTAAGAGCTGCATTTAAGGCTGTTATGGATGGTAAGCAAGTTGTAATGCTTGCACCGACAACAATTCTTGTAAATCAACATTTTCATACAATGAAGTCCAGATTTGAAGATTTTCCTGTAAATATAGATTATTTATCTAGATTTAAGACACCGGCACAAAAGAAAAAAGTGCTTGAAGATTTAAGAAAGGGAAATATCGATTTTATAGTTGGTACACATGCCATACTTTCTGATAATGTAGAGTTTAAAAATTTAGGATTATTGATTGTAGATGAGGAGCAAAGATTTGGTGTAAAGCATAAAGAAAAAATAAAAAAAATAAGTGAAAATATTGATGTTTTAACTTTGTCAGCTACACCTATTCCTAGAACACTTCAAATGTCTTTGTCCGGTATTAGAGATTTATCATTATTAGATGAATATCCGGCAAATAGATTACCTGTAAATACTTATGTAATTGAATATGATGAAGAGTATATCAGAGAAGCTATTTTAAGAGAAATGGCGAGAAATGGACAAGTGTATTTTGTATATAATGAAGTTAAAACTATACATAAAATGTATGAAAAGCTTAAAGAAATTGTACCTGAGGCTAGTATTGTGATTTCTCATGGACAAATGAGTACAAGAGAACTTGAAAATATTTTGGATGATTTTACAAATAATAAATATGATATTTTACTTACGACTACTATTATTGAAACCGGTATGGATATACATAATGTAAACACAATTATAATATATAATGCTGACAAGATGGGTTTGTCACAGTTATATCAATTGAAAGGTAGAGTTGGTAGATCTGATAGAAATTCATTTGCCTATTTTACTTATAAGCAAGGTAAAATAATGACTGAAATAGCAGAAAAAAGACTTAAAGCTATAAAGGATTTTTCTGAATTGGGTTGCGGTTATAAAGTTGCAATGAGAGATCTTGAACTTAGAGGAGCAGGCAATTTACTTGGAGAAAGTCAAAGTGGGCACATAGAATCCGTAGGTTATGACTTATATGTAAGAATGCTTAAGGAAACAATTGACGAAATAAAGGGTATTGAAGTTAAAAATATTGATAGACAAATAAAAATTGATTTAAATATTGATGTATATATTCCGTCTGAATACATAAAAGATGAAAATGAAAAAATTAATATATATAAGAAAATTTCATTTATTGAAACATCCCAAGATCACTATAATATAATTGATGAGTTAACTGATAGATTTGGGGATATTCCTCAGCCTGTTCAAAACATTGTTGACATATCGTATATTAGATCATTAATGTTATCTAATAATATTGATGAATTAATAGAGGTTGATTCTGAAGTAATGATGAGGTATACTGAGTTAGATGTTTTTGATTTTGAAAAATTAAAAATTTTGTCACAAGCATACAAAGGCACTATGAGATTTAGTTTAATAAATAGTCCAAGCATATATATACCTAAAGAAAAGGGATATATGATAAAATTAATAGAACTATTTGAATTAATAAATAATATAAATAAAGGAGAAAATTATGAAAAAAATTAAATTATTAAGTATAATTTTAGCAGCAACTGTGTTTATTGCGGGATGTCAAGCAAAAACGGGGAAAAATGGAAGTGAAAAATCTGATGTATCAAAAACTAAAGATGTAAAAAGCTCAGATTTAAGTAAAGTAAAAATAACAAATTTAAGAGAAAATAAAAATGTTTTTATGGATATAAATGGTCAAAAGGTTACTTTTGATAATTTTTATAAATATTATGATTTGTATTCAGGAATTTTGGCAATGCAAAGAAATTTAACTGGAGAATTATCAAATTTATTGGTAAGAGATAAAATTATTAAAGATGAATTAAAAGCGAAAAATATTACTGTTTCAGATGATGAAGTAAAAAAAGAAATAGATCTATATGTTAAAAATTTAGGTGGTGAAAAAGAATTTGGTAAATATTTGAGTGTTTTGGGTATTAAATTGGATACTTTTATAGAAAATATAAAAAATAGTTTATCAAATAAAAAGCATTTAGAAAATTTTAAGAAAGAAAATAAAGCGACAGATGATGAAATAAAAAAATATTATGAAGCAAATAAAAATTCTTTAGATAATGTAGATGCTAAACATATTTTAGTAGATGATGAAAAAAAAGCTAACGAAATTTCTAAAAAACTAAAAAAAGGTGAAGATTTTGAGAAATTATCAAATGAAAATTCAAAAGATAAAGCAGCTAACGCAAAAGGTGGACAATTGGGAAAAGTTACTAAAGCAGCGTTCGAAGCTAATTTTGTAGAAGCAGCATTTAAGCTTAAAGATAATGAAGTATCTGCACCGGTAAAAACTAAATATGGTTATCATGTAATAGTAGTAAATAAAAATAATGTAGGTTTAGATAAAAACAAAGAAAAAATAAATGATATTTTAAGTGGTCAAAAGTATAATAAATATGTAGAACAAAAAGTGAAATCTACAAAAATAGATTTCTATGATTTTAATGGTAAAAAAATTGAAAATAAAAACTAAAAAATTACAAAAAAAGTAATAAAAGTATTGAAAACACTTGATATTGTAGTTTTATATGTTATAATTAAAGTACAGTTTTATATGACTGAAATATTAGGAGGAAAAAATGAATAAATCAGATTTAGTAGCAAAAATTGCTGAAAAAAGTGGATTAACAAAAGTTGATTCAACAAAAGCATTAGACGCATTTTTAGAAACAGTAACAGAATCATTAAAGAAACAAGAAAAAGTACAATTAGTTGGTTTTGGTACATTTGAAGTTAGAGAAAGAAAAGAAAGAGAAGGAAGAAATCCAAGAAATCCTGAAGAAAAAATTCATATTCCAGCTTCAAAAGCTCCAGTATTCAAAGCTGGTAAAACATTAAAAGAAGTTGTAAATAAATAATTTATTTATATATTAATTGACATTGGTTTATCCAATGTCTTTTTTTATATTTAATAAAGGGTATAATATAGATATAGTAGTGAAAAAATTTTAATTTTTAGGAGTTTATATGAAAAAAATAACTAAAATTTTAATAAAAAAAAATAAAATTGTTATATTAATTTTTTCTGTTATTACAATTGTAATGGCAATTATGGCTTTAGGAGTTAAAATAAATTTTTCACTATCAAAATATTTACCAAATAACTCAAATTCTGTTATATCAATGAATGAAATGGCTAAAGAATATGTTGAGCCTATACCAAACTTAAGAGTTATGTTAAAAAATGTAACTGTAAAGGAAGTTTTAGAATATAAAAATAAGTTAATTAATTTACCGGAAGTAAAATTAGTTATTTGGTTGGATAAATTTGAAAATACATCTAAGCCAATTGAGTTAATGGATAAAAATTTATTGAATAAATACTATAAAGATGGTAATGCATTGTTACAAGTTTCAGTGAAATCAAACAACTCTAAAGAATCTCTTGATAAAATTAAATCGTTATTAAAATTCGACACATCATATGATGGAGAATTAGTTTCTGAGTCAGCAGCACAAAACTCAACAAAAGATGAAATTTCAAAGATTACACTTTTTGTGTTACCAGCATCACTTTTAATATTATTGTTAGCAGTTAAATCCTGGTTTGAGCCAATTATTATCATGATAGCAATTGGTGTAGCTATTATAATAAATATGGGAACAAATATATTTTTAAGAGAGGTTTCATTTATAACTCAAGCAGTTAGTGGAATACTGCAATTTGCTGTTTCTTTAGATTACGGTGTATTTTTATTACATGAATTTAAGCATCAAAAAACTTTAGTTAAAGATGCTGATATTGCTTTAGAAAATGCAGTAGTAAAATCTTCATCAGCTGTTATTTCATCTGCACTTACAACAATTTTTGGATTTATTGTTTTAGTATTTATGAAGTTTGGGATAGGTATAGATTTAGGTTTAGTTTTAGCTAAGGGTGTAATTTTTAGTCTAATTTCTGTAATATTCTTACTTCCAGCATTAATAAAACTATTTAGTAAATTAATTGACAAAACTCAACATAGAGATTTTTTACCAAATTTCAAAGGTTTATCAAAATTTGTACTAAATTTAAAATGGATTATTATTTTTATTATTTTAATTGTGCCAATAGCATTTTTAGGACAACAAAAAAATGATTTTACATATGGTATGGGTGAATATAGAGAAGATTCTATTGAGGGAAAAGATCAAAAAAGTATAGAAAAATATTTTGGAAAAGATGTACCTATAGTATTGTTAGTTCCTAATGGTGAAATTTCTAAAGAATTAAAAATGATTGATGAATTAAAAGAATTGAAATTAATAAAGAATGTACAATCATATACTGAATATGTTGGTAATGCTATTCCGTTAAAAATACCACCTGAAGTACAAATAAAATCTTTGATAAGCAAAAACTATTCAAGAATTATACTTAATACAACAAGTGAAAATGAAGGTGAAAAAGCATTTAATCTTATCTATAAGATTAAAAAAATTGCAAATAAATATTATTCAAATTATGAAATTCTAGGAAAGAGTGTTGTTTTGCAAGATATGAGTAAAATAATAAAAAAAGATAATTCTTTAGTAAATTTGCTCGCAATAGTTTCAGTTGCAATGGTAATATTAATAAATTTTAAATCTTTAATTTTGCCAATTATACTGGTGTTTACTATAGAAGCATCAATATGGATAAATTTATCAATTCCATATTTTACAAATACAAAGTTAAGTTTTATAGGTTATCTGGTTATTTCATCTATACAATTAGGAGCTACTGTTGATTATGCTATATTATATACAAATAACTATCTTGAAAATAGAAAAAAAATGAATAAGAAAGAATCATTAATTAAAGCTGGACAAAAGGTATACGGTTCAATAATTCCACCGGCATTAATACTTATTACCTCAGGATATGTATTATCATTGATATCATCAATTGGACTTGTAAGTGAACTTGGAAAAGTTTTAGGAAGAGGAGGAATATTTTCACTGACATTAGTAATATTTTTACTACCGATATTATTATATTTTTTTGATTTTATTATTGAAAAAACAACATTAAATGCTAATTTTAGGAAATGAGGAGGAGTAAAATGAATTTTAAAAAAATTATATCAGTAATTTTATCATTTGTTGTATTTTTTTCTGTACCATTAAATTTGTATGCAGCAAATAACACGAAAAAAGATGAAATAGTTTATATATCAGTTTCTCCTAATGGTGAAAAAAAGGGGGTATATGTTGTAAATGGATTTAGTTTAGAAAAAGACGGGATAATAACGGATTTTGGTAAATATGAAAATATTAAAAATCTTTCAACACTTGATGAAGTCAAAAATGTAGGGGATCAAATAACAGTTACTACAAAAAAGGGAAAATTTTTCTATCAAGGAGATAATCCTAATAAGGAAATACCGTGGAATGTGCAATTAAAATACTATTTAGATAACAAAGAATTATCAACAAAAGATATATTAGGAAAAAAGGGTTTAATAACTATAAAAGGTAGCATATTGAAAAATCTAAAAGCTGATAAATTTTATTCTAGTTACTATATTGGACAATTACAACTAAGTATTGATTCAAAACATACAATAGTAAAAGAGGCTAAAGATGCAACATTTGCATTTAATGGTGGAATACAGCTGTTAAATTATACAGTTTTGCCGGAAAAAGAATTAAATTTTGAAGTAAAACTTGAGAGTACTGATTTTCAAATGAATTCATTTACATTTTCTGCTGTACCTTTTAATATGAATTTTGATATGCCTGATATTAATCAATTTACTGATAATTTATATCAATTAGAAAGAGCTATATCTCAAATTGGAAATGGCTCAACTAGACTATTAAGTGGGGCAAATCAATTAAATAATAACAGTAAATTATTATTTAATTCTCTTTATGAAATATATAAAGGGATTGATAGTACTAAAATTGGACAAAATCAGTTAAAAGATGGAGTCTCTCAATTTAATGGAGGATTACAAAAATATTCACAGGGAATAGATGAATTAGTCTCAAAAATAGGACAATTAGGTTTTGGTATGGACCAATTGAAATTTGGGCTAGGTGAAGTGTACAAAGGCACAAATCAATTAAATGAAGGCTTAAAGAAATATTCTGATGGTATTACTAAATATACTAATGGGGTTTTAAATTTAGATTTAGGATTTGAAAAGTATATTATGGGAATAGAAACTATGGGTTTAGAATCTAAAAAATTAATTGATGGAGGGAAAAAACTTGTAGATGGTTCTTCTCAAATTTTAGATGGGTTGTCATTTTTTGATAAATTACAGTTTTTAAATGAATTATCGGAAAATGATATGAAAAATTTAAAAAATATTATAAATGAAATACTTAATTTTTGGACGGATATTCAATCTAAAATTGAAAATTTATCATATGAAGATTTGAAAAAATCATTAAACAAAATAAAAGATGATATTAATAATTTGATTATAGAATTTGATGCACAAAATATTTCTACTGATAAAGAAGATTTAATTAAAAAGTTAGACATAAAAGATAAGGAAAATGAAGATGTAAAAAAACTTTTAGATGAAGCAATAAGACTGGGAAATATTATTAAAAAGCTTAAGGAAAAGTTTAGTATAATAAGTAATTCAATAAATAATATTATAATCACTGACGATCAGATTTATAAATTAGTAATGCTTATAAAAGAATATAATTTTGAATTAAATAAAAAATTATTACCTTTGAAAAAAGCACTTATAGAATTTGATGAAGTAAAGTCATTAGAAAAACTTAAAAAATTAGCTGGTTTTAAGACACAATATCAAAAATTTCATAATGGTTTAGTTGAATATACTAATGGAACAAATGAATTAGTTAATGGAATAAACGACAAATTAATTCCTGGGGGTAAAGAAATTGGTGATGGAATTAATAAATTAAATTCAAATGGTTTAGAACTTGTAAGTGGAATAATAGGGCTAAAAGATGGATCTTCAAAATTAAATGATGTAATTAAAAGTATACTAGATAGATTAAATTTTGGAGAAGATTTATCACAAGTTAGTCAATTAAAGACTGGTATGGATTTATTAGTTGAAAATCATAATAAAATTTTACAAGGTGAGACAGATTTATCATTAGGATTAAATAGGCTTTCTTCAGGAGTTCTTCAATATTACAATGGTTTTGGACAGTACAATAACGGTTTTAGTCAATTTATAGATGGACTTAGCGAATTTGAAAATGGCACATCAAAATTAAAAAATATGACTGATGGTATGACTGAAAAAGCTAAAAAAGAGATTGATGAGAAATTAAAACTGTTTAGTAAAGAAGGTTTTAAGCTAAAAAGTTTTGTAAATGACAAAAATGAAAACTTAAGATTGGTACAATTTGTTTATGTATCTAATGCTATTGAAAAGACATTAAAAAATGAAGAAAAAATAATTGAAAAGACTCCTACATTTTTTGAAAAACTTTGGGATATAATTACATTTTGGAAGTAAAAATATGGGCTGATACGTATTTCGTAGCAGCCCATATTTTTAGTTTCGGGTTATTTCATTAATGAATGAAGAATTTTTAACCTCATTTATAAAGAGTTTTTTTGGATAAAGCAGGGTTAAATTATATTTTGCTCTTGTAATTCCAACATAAAATAACCTTCTTTCCTCTTCTAAAATTCCTAATTCTTCATTTACCGATTCGGAATAAGATGAAGGAAATTCTTTATCAACTAAATCTATTATAAACACATTATCAAATTCTAAGCCTTTTGAACCATGTATAGTTGAAAGTGTTAAATTTGAAGAATTGATGCCGTGATTTTTTTGTTTCTCGATTAAATTTCTGACTTTATTTTCAAATTCTGAAACAGATTTAATGTCTTTAGAAATATTAATCAAAGTATCTATAATTCTATCATAGGAAATCATGGATCCTGTTGTTCGTCTAGAAAGTTCTTTTACATATTCATAATAATCCATACTTCTTAAAACAAATATTACAGCATCTGAAAAATTTAATGAAGATAATTTATCCATGTAATATGAAAGTAAGTATATTTTCTCTAGGAAAAAATTATTTATTCCTTCAACGTTTTTTAATCGTTCTATGACATCATCACTTTCATCCATGAATTCCAATTGTTTTACAAATTCCTTTTTTATAAATAAATTTAATTTATAATAAATTTTTTTAAATAAATTTAAGTCATATTGATCCTTAGAGAAATTTATAATATCAATAATATCATTAATTATTTGATGTGAATAAAAAGCGTTAGTACTATCTTTTATATAAAAATCAACATTATCTGGAATATAATTAATAAAAGATATTGCCGAAATATTATTTCTGTATAATATTGCAACTGTTTCATTTAAGCAAAGTTTTTTTAATGCCTTATCAATAATATATTCAATTTGCTGCTTTGTATTTTTAGTAGAAATTATATTTACATTATTGCCTTCAGAATTATTTGATTTTATAACTTTTAAATATCTTTGTTTGTTATTTTTTATTAATTTATTTGAAAATTTTATTATATTTTGAGTAGATCTATAATTATTTTCCATATAAAAAATTTTAGCATCCGGATAAACATTAGGAAAATCAAGTAATTGTTTAGAATTAGCACCTCTAAATCCATATATTGATTGATCATCATCTGCTACAATAAATAAATTATTATTTTTTTGTGATACCAAGCTGATGATTTTCAATTGTACGTATGATGTATCCTGACCTTCATCAATTTGTACATAATGAAATTTATTTTGAAGAAAATCTAGTGCTTGTTTATTAGTTTGAAGTATTTTCAAGGCTTCAATAAGTATATCATCAAAATCAAGTAAATTTTTATCTTTTTTGAATTTTTCATATATAGTGTATACTTTTTCAAAACCATTAAATATAGCGGAATACATCTTTTTATATTCATTATAATCCATTAATGTATTTTTTAAAAAGCTAGATACTCTAAAAAAACTTTCCAATTGTTCATCATTCATATATTTTTTTCTAACATGTAAAAATATTTGCTGGACAATAGAGTATTTATTATATTCTTTTGATGATTCTATAATCATAAAATTTGATAATTTATTTGAAAATTTTTTTATTATACCGTATGCAAAAGAATGAATAGTTGAAAAATGAATGTTTTGATCACCGTAGATTTTTTTATATCTAATTTCCATATCTTTAGCTTGAGTCTTAGAAAATGTCATTGCCAAAATATTTTCAGGATTAATTCCATTGTTTATTAAATTATTTATTCTTGCTAATAATACTGTAGTTTTACCGGAACCGGGGACTGCCAATACTAATGCTGGACCTTTTTTATGATTTATTACTTTTAATTGATTTTCTGAAAATTTCATAATAACTCCTCAAAATAATATTAATATATAAAACAAAAAAAATAAAATATTAATTTTTTGTAATAACAGATAAGATTTTATCATTAAAAAAATTTTTATGTGAATTAATTACATCAATTAAATTGAAAATCTAAATATGGAGATAAAAAATATTTTTAATTAGTTTTATTATATAGTTAAAAAGGCTAACTCAATTAAGAGAAAGCCTGTTTGATTAATTACATATTTTAAATTTTATTTTGAAAATTATCTTTAACGATAACATCATGTGCTCCACCTTCAACAATAGAAGTGGATGAAACAAGAGTAATCTTTGCCTTTTCTTGTAATTCTTTAATGCTCAAAGCACCGCAATTACACATGGTTGCTTTAATTTTATTGATTGTTAAGTTTACATTATCGTGTAATGATCCTGCATAAGGAACGTATGAATCAACACCTTCTTCGAATTTTAGATTTGAAGCTCCACCAAGATCATATCTTTGCCAGTTTCTAGCTCTATTTGAGCCTTCACCCCAATATTCTTTAACAAAATTACCATTTATATTTATTTTATTTGTAGGTGATTCATCAAATCTGGCAAAATATCTACCAAGCATTATAAAATCAGCACCCATTGCAAGTGCAAGAGTCATATGATAATCGTGAACAATTCCACCGTCCGAACAAACAGGAACGTAAATACCGGTTTTTTCAAAATATTCATCTCTAGCTTTAGCAACTTCTATAACCGCAGATGCCTGCCCACGACCAATACCTTTTTGTTCTCTTGTAATGCAGATAGAACCACCACCAATTCCGATTTTAATAAAATCAGCACCGGCATTTGCAAGGAAATCAAAGCCCTCTTTATCTACCACATTTCCAGCACCAACTTTTACACTGTCACCATATTTTTCCCTAATCCATTTAATAGTGTCTTTTTGCCACTCACTAAAGCCCTCGGATGAATCTATGCATAAAACATCACATCCGGCTTCAACTAGAGCAGGTACTCTTTCCATA
Protein-coding regions in this window:
- a CDS encoding ATP-dependent helicase, which translates into the protein MKFSENQLKVINHKKGPALVLAVPGSGKTTVLLARINNLINNGINPENILAMTFSKTQAKDMEIRYKKIYGDQNIHFSTIHSFAYGIIKKFSNKLSNFMIIESSKEYNKYSIVQQIFLHVRKKYMNDEQLESFFRVSSFLKNTLMDYNEYKKMYSAIFNGFEKVYTIYEKFKKDKNLLDFDDILIEALKILQTNKQALDFLQNKFHYVQIDEGQDTSYVQLKIISLVSQKNNNLFIVADDDQSIYGFRGANSKQLLDFPNVYPDAKIFYMENNYRSTQNIIKFSNKLIKNNKQRYLKVIKSNNSEGNNVNIISTKNTKQQIEYIIDKALKKLCLNETVAILYRNNISAISFINYIPDNVDFYIKDSTNAFYSHQIINDIIDIINFSKDQYDLNLFKKIYYKLNLFIKKEFVKQLEFMDESDDVIERLKNVEGINNFFLEKIYLLSYYMDKLSSLNFSDAVIFVLRSMDYYEYVKELSRRTTGSMISYDRIIDTLINISKDIKSVSEFENKVRNLIEKQKNHGINSSNLTLSTIHGSKGLEFDNVFIIDLVDKEFPSSYSESVNEELGILEEERRLFYVGITRAKYNLTLLYPKKLFINEVKNSSFINEITRN
- a CDS encoding IMP dehydrogenase, encoding MAFYFSEPSRTFSEYLLVPGYSSKQHMVSNVSLKTPITKFKKGETPKISANIPLVSAIMQAVSDDKMAVSLAREGGISFIFGSQSIESQANMIKKVKSYKSGFVVSDSNLSPDATLADVLELKEKNGYSTIAITEDGTSKGKLLGLVTSRDYRISRMTTDIKVTEFMTKFENLIYANVGLTLSQANDILWEHKLNVLPIVDDNQNLQFFVFRKDYDMHKSNPNELLDSNKSFIVGAGINTRDYMERVPALVEAGCDVLCIDSSEGFSEWQKDTIKWIREKYGDSVKVGAGNVVDKEGFDFLANAGADFIKIGIGGGSICITREQKGIGRGQASAVIEVAKARDEYFEKTGIYVPVCSDGGIVHDYHMTLALAMGADFIMLGRYFARFDESPTNKININGNFVKEYWGEGSNRARNWQRYDLGGASNLKFEEGVDSYVPYAGSLHDNVNLTINKIKATMCNCGALSIKELQEKAKITLVSSTSIVEGGAHDVIVKDNFQNKI